The following proteins come from a genomic window of Anopheles ziemanni chromosome 3, idAnoZiCoDA_A2_x.2, whole genome shotgun sequence:
- the LOC131284636 gene encoding thialysine N-epsilon-acetyltransferase, protein MDTATCNRDNAVLVRRTLKDDLPEVIAMIQELADFEKMPDGPQLTVADLVRDGGFDGAVAGDGPVFHSFVLELQCDPQGHANQDHSTSVPSSDPCAASTGPLTRQLIGYAICYYSYSTWQGKSLALEDIYIRPAYRGRGYGEQFFKALARHARASGCSRLDFHVLGWNPATRFYRRMGAQDMTETESWHFYRLQKDAIDKLCTE, encoded by the exons ATGGATACAGCCACTTGCAACCGCGACAACGCCGTGCTCGTACGACGAACGCTTAAGGATGACCTACCGGAAGTGATCGCCATGATACAG GAGCTGGCCGACTTCGAGAAGATGCCGGACGGACCGCAGCTCACGGTCGCCGATCTGGTGCGGGACGGCGGCTTCGATGGAGCGGTCGCCGGCGACGGGCCAGTGTTTCATAGTTTCGTGCTCGAGCTCCAGTGCGACCCGCAGGGCCACGCTAATCAGGACCACTCAACGTCAGTGCCGTCATCCGATCCGTGCGCTGCCAGCACGGGACCTCTAACCCG GCAACTGATCGGATACGCTATCTGCTACTACTCGTACTCGACCTGGCAGGGTAAATCGCTCGCGCTGGAGGACATCTACATCCGCCCGGCGTACCGTGGCCGTGGGTACGGGGAACAGTTCTTCAAGGCGCTGGCAAGACACGCCCGTGCAAGTGGCTGCTCGCGGCTGGACTTCCACGTGCTGGGCTGGAATCCGGCGACCCGATTCTACCGACGGATGGGGGCCCAGGATATGACGGAAACGGAAAGCTGGCATTTCTATCGGTTGCAGAAGGATGCGATAGACAAACTTTGTACGGAGTGA